DNA from Dietzia lutea:
GATGTCGTGGCACATGGTCGTGACCAGACGGTCCCCCATCGGCTCGACGTCCATGAGTGCGCCGCAGTGGTCGAGCCAGAACTCGCCGTTGTCGTGGTCACTCACGGAATAGCGGAAGTCCATGAACTCGGGCGGGGCGCCCACGTCGAGTTGGAACCCCTTGAAGATCTCGGCGACCCCGTCGCCGGTGATGGACAGCGCCTCCTTCATGCGCTTGGCGTAGTGCGGGCTGGCGGCCTGCCATTCCTCGATCGCGACGTCGCGCATGCCGTCGACGCCGAACTCGCCGAGCAGGGCGGGCATACCCGCGCGGTCGACGAGCTGGCCGATGAGCAGCAGGTCCGGCAGGAGCCGGGCGAGCGTCGAGTGGGACAGGGACTCGAGCGGATCGGGACGCGCCGCGGGCCCCGGCGGCGGTGTGGGCGTCGACGACATGGGACTCAGACCTCGTCCGGGGCCGAGACCGGCCACAGCGGGGCCGGGCTGTCCTCGATGCGGTACCAGCCGGCGGGCTTGCCCCCGGCAGCCTCGAAACGCTCCTTCATGGAGGGGGTCAGCGCGTCCGCGTTGTACATGCGCATCATGAGATCCACGACGTTGCCGAAGTCGAAGAAATCGCGCTGCCAGGCCCACTGCTGATCGCCGTTGTAGAGGAACCACGACCCACCCAGGCCGTGCACCTCGTAGGGCTCGCCGGTCCGGGGATCGACGGTGTCGCGCGCGACCTGCTTCCACAGACACAGCACGTCGCCGGTCTCCGGGTCGATGATCGTCCGGATGTAGGGGTACTCCCAGCCGTCGAGTCCGGCCATCTCCTGTCCGAGGGCGATATCGCGGATCTCGTCTCGGCCGACGGCCATGAAGTCGTCCTTCGTGCCGTAGTTCCATCCGTAGGTGGCGTCCTCGGCGTAGAACTCGGCCAGCGGTCGCCAGTCCTTGTTGCGCTCGCACTCGGCGTTGGCCTCGATCCATCGGTCGACGAACTCGGCGATCTCGGCGCGGTCAAAACGGGTCACGTCACTCACTCCTGGGCTCTGTCGGTGTCGACCAGGCGCAGCGCCTGGGTCGGGCAGTACTTCACGGCGTCTCTGACCGCGTCGATCTGGTCCTCGGGGATCTCGCCCCGCTTCGCGCGCGCCTTGGCGTCGGCGCCCTTGCCGACGGTGAACCAGTCCGGGGCCTCGACCTGGCATTCGGCGTGGCCCTGACACAGGTCGAAGTCGACCTCCACCCGCATCACAGCACCCGCTTCCGATAGCGGACCTTGCAGGGCTGGGCCAGCTGGACGACCATCTTCGAGTGGTCGTTGTGATAGCTCTCCTCCGGCTGCGCGAGCTCGAATTCGTACTCGCGCAGCAGCACCGAGAAAATGGCCTTGATCTGCAGCTGGGCGAACGCCGCGCCCACGCAGCGGTGCCGGCCGGCGCCGAAGGGGATCCACGTCCAGCGATTGACGATGTCCTCCTGCCGCGGCTCGGCGTAGCGGTCCGGGTCGAAGGAGTCGGCGTCCGGGAAGTCCTCCGGGAGCCGGTTGGACACCGCCGGTGAGGCGGCGACGGTCTGGCCGGCCCGGACCACGAAGTCGTCGATCTTGACGTCCTCCTGCGCGACCCGCATGAGGATGATGAGCGGCGGGTGCAGCCGCAGGGTCTCCTTGAGCGCGTTCTCGACCTTCGGCATCTGACGAAGGGCGCCGAAGCTGTACTCGGCGCCGTCGGCGTAGATCTCGTCGAGTTCGGCGAGGACCTGCTGCATGTACTCCGGGTGCCGCAGGAGCTCGATGAGCATCCAGGCGCTGGTACCCGACGTGGTGTGGTGACCGGCGAACATCATCGAGATGAAGATTCCGGTCACCTCGTTCGGGGTGAACCGGTGGGTGCCGTCTTCGTCCTTGATCGACACCAGGACGTCCAGAAGGTCCCGGTCCTCCTTGTCGGCCGGCGGATTGGCGATCCGCTCGTCCATGATCGCGGAGACGAGCTCCACCAGACCCTCGCGGGCGGCGTCCCGTCGACGGAAGGACTCGATGTCCGCGTACGGGTCGATATACGCGTGCGGGTCGGTCCCCTGCTCGAGGTCGTGGTACAGATGCGCGAACCGGGCGTCGAGCTGTTCGCGGAATTTCGGCCCGATGAGACAGGCCGACGACGTGTAGATGGTGAGCTCGGAGAACCATTCGAGCAGGTCGATCTCGCCCTCGTCGCCCCAGTCCGCGACCATCCGCTCGACCTCGCGCGGGATGGTGACGGCGTGTTGCCGCATGTGCTCCCCGCGAAGGGCGGTGTTGTGCAGCATCTCGGATCGACGCTCCGGGCTGGCGTCGAACACGACGCCCTCCCCGAACACGGACGTCATGAACGGGTAGGCGGCGGCCTGGTCCAGCGATTCGTCCGGCGCGCGGAAGAACGCCTCGTTCGCGGCCGCCCCGGAGGCGAGGCAGATGTCGCGGTCGGCGATCCGGAAGATCCCCAGCTCGCCACATTCCTCCCGGACCCGCCAGAACAGGCTGATGGGATCGGTCCGGAGCTCGTCCATGTGGCCTAGTTCGCCCTCGCCACCGGACACGCGGGTCGGCTCTTTCAGGGTCGAGAAGTCGACCGGGTTTTCTGTGCTGGTCACGAGTAGTCCTCCTCGATGGGGGCTTCCGGCTGGATCTCCAGCTCGGTGATCTGGGCGCCTCGGGGCATCGACACCATGGCGGCGACTCCCCTGGCGAGGTCGGCGGGCTTGCACATCCGTGGGTGTCGACCGAATCCGTGCCTGACCCATTCGTTGATGACGGCCTCGGCGGTGTCCTGGTCGAACTCGGTACCCATCTCGGTCATCACCGGCCCCGGGCGGACGACGCCGAGCCGGACACCCGTGCCCTCGAGTTCCCGGCGGGCCTGCTTGGCCATCGTCTCCAGGCCGGCCTTGGCGGCGACGTACGCGCCCGAACGAGGCCGGGCGGTGTAGGCGACGTCGGAGCCGATGAGCACAACGTCCCCACGGTGGCGCTCGATCATCCCGGGCAGAACCGCGTGCAGCAGTCGATGGACGGCGAGCAGGTGGATGTCCACCTGGGCGGCGAAGTCGTCCGGGGACAGTTCCCAGACCCGGGCCATCTTGAGGGTTCCGGCGCTGGACACCAGCACCTCGGGCGCCCCGTAGGCGTCGGTGGCCGCGGTGACGAACCCGGCGACGGAGCCGGCGTCGGTGACGTCGACCGCGCGCGCCGTGGCCTCACCGCCGGCCTCGCGGATGGACCGGACGAGGTCGTCGAGACGGTCGGCACGGCGCGCGCCGACGACGACCGGGTGGCCGAGTGCCGCGAGGGCCTCGGCCGACGCGCGGCCGATGCCCGAGGAGGCCCCGGTGACCAGCGCGGGCCGGCCCGTGACCTCGAGATGGGGCGGGAACCTCAGGCTCATCGCCGGGACACCTCGACACGCATCGGCAGGTGGGCGAACCCGCGAACGTTGGAGGAGTGGACGCGCTGGGCACCCGGTAGCAGCTCGTACCCGGCGATCGACCGCGAGATCATGTCCAGCGCGATGCGTCCCTCGAGCCGGGCCAAGTGAGCGCCCAGGCAGAAGTGCGGGCCCTGACCGAAGCTCAGGCTCGCCGAGGTGTCGCGGGACAGGTCGAACGTGTCACCGCGCTCGAACACCTCCTCGTCGCGGTTGGCGGAACCGATGAGCAGCAGCACCTTCTGGTCGGCGGGGATCGTCACGCCGCGGACGGCGGTCTCCTGCGTCGTGGTGCGCAGGACCAGCTGGCTGGAGGTGTCGAACCGCAGCGTCTCCTCCACCCAGGCCGGGGCGAGCTCGGGGTCGTCGAGCACCGCGCGCGACTGGTCCGGGTTCTCGTGGCCCCAGAACAGCGCGTTGGCCAGCAGCTTGGTGGTGGTCTCGTTCCCGGCGACCACCATGAGGAAGAGGAATGACAGGATCTCGTCCTCGTCGAGCTTCTCGCCGTCGATCTCGGCGTCCAGCAACGCGGAGGTGAGGTCCTCGGTCCGCACCCGCCGGCGCTCGGCGACCATGCCCTGGTAATAGGTGATGAGGTCCAGCGCGGCGACCATCGACTCCTGCGGGACGTCCTCCACGCCCTCCTCGCGGTGCATGACCAGATCGGCCAGGCGGCGCAGCTCCGCGCGGTCGGCCTCCGGGACCCCCATGAGGTCCGAGATGACGTCCATGGGCAGCTTGCCGGCGTAGTCCTCCACGAAGTCGAACGCCTCTCCGTCGCGGGACCGCGCCAGACACTCGTCCCAGTACTGGCGGGAGATTGCCGCGATCTGATCCGACAGCGCGTCGACGCGGCGGGAGGTGAACCCCTTGCTCACGAGCTTGCGCAGCCGGGCGTGCCGCGGGTCGTCCATCGCGAGGAAGGACATCGTCTTGTAGGCGTGCGGACCGTAGGCCGCGGGGTCCAGCGAGACGCCCATGGCGTTGGAGAACACGTCCGGTGCCCGGAACGCCTCCCGCACGTCGGCGTGCCTGCTCAGCGCCCAGAAACCCAGCTCCGGGTTGTGGTAGACGGGAGCCTCGGCGCGGAGACGGGCGTAGTACGGGTACGGGTCCTCGTGGACCGCGTAGTCGTACGGGCTGAACACGAGTGGGGCGGGAGTACTGGTGGTCATGGCCAGTGTCACCTCAGGATCAGTCGAGCTGCGGATTCGATCGCGTCTGCCATGTCCGAGTAGGAGCCGTAGCCCATCCCCGCCCGGACGAGTGCGCCGGCGTAGACCATCTCCAGCGCACTGACGACCTCGTCGTCGTTCTCCTCCCCCAGCGCCGCCACGAGGCGGCGGCGGATGTCCGCGCCGATCCGGACGCGCAGGTGGGACACCTCCGGGTCGTCACCCAACAGCGCAGCGGTGACCGCCGACGACAGTTCGGGCTCGTCGGCCAGGAGCAGCGCCACGTCGCGCAGCACGGCGACCACCCTGTCGGCGATGGAGCCGCCCTCGGGCCGCTCGGTCACGTGCTCGCTCAGCCGCCGCCAGAACACCTCCGCGATGAGATGGCCCTTGGAGGAGAAGTAGGTGTACGCGGTCGCCGGGGCGACCCCCGCCTTGGCGGCGACACCGCGCACGGCCAGGCCCGCCGGGCCCTTCTCGCGCAGCACCTCGACCGCCGCGGTGGTGAGACGGTCGACGGTCTCGGCCTGTTGGCCGTTGAGCCTGCGCCGCGTCGATTCGAACCGGAGATCACTGGACATGTGTCTGGACAATACACCACTGCCGGACTACCGTCTAGACAGCTGTCCACCCGACCGACGACCACCCATCCCGACGGAAGGCTCACCGTGACGACGAGCATCACCGACACCGCCCCCCTCCTCATCGGCGGCGAGCTCCGCCCCGCCACCAGCGGCGCCACGTTCGACGTGCTCAACCCGGCCACCGAGGAGGTCATCGGCCGGGCCGCGGACGCGGGACGCGAGGACATGGACGCGGCCATCTCCGCCGCGCGGACCGCCTTCGACACCACCGACTGGTCCACCGACCACGCGTTCCGCGCGCGGTGTCTGCGCCAACTGCGCGACGCGTTGCAGGACCAGATCGAGGAGCTGCGGACGCTCACCATCACCGAGGTCGGCGCGCCCCGGATGTTCACCGCCGGCCCGCAGCTCGAGGGCCCCGTGGCGGACCTGGGTTGGCTGGCCGACCTCGTGGACTCGTACCAGTGGGTCACCGAGCTGGGCGAGTCCGAGATCATGGGCGTGCGCTCGTACCGGTCCACCCGCCGCGAGGCGATCGGCGTGGTCGGCGCCATCACGCCGTGGAACTTCCCCAACCAGATCAACCTCGCCAAGATCGGCCCCGCCCTGGCCGCCGGCTGCACGGTCGTCCTCAAGCCCGCACCGGACACCCCGCTCATCGCGGCCGCGGTGGCCCGGATCGCCGCCGAGCGCACCGACATCCCCGCCGGCGTGCTCAACGTGGTCACCGGCACCGACCACGGGCTCGGCGCGCAGCTGGTCGAGGACCCGAGGGTCGACCTCATCTCCTTCACCGGTTCCACCGCGACCGGCAAGAAGATCATGGCGGCCGCCGCCGAGACGCTGAAGAAGGTCTTCCTCGAGCTCGGCGGGAAGTCGGCGTCGGTCGTGCTCGACGACGCCGACCTCGGAACCGCCTGCTTCATGACCGCCCTCAACGCCTGCACCCACGCCGGCCAGGGCTGTGCGCTCACCACCCGGCTCGTGGTGCCGCGCGCCAGGTACGACGAGGCGATCGAGGCCGCCAAGGGGGCCATGGCCTCGTTCGCCCCGAAGGACCCGAACGACCCCGGCGCCTTCTGTGGCCCGGTCATCTCCGCCGCGCAGCGTGAGCGCGTCGAGGGCTACATCGAGCTGGCCCGGCAGGAGGGCGGGACCATCGAGACCGGCGGCGGCCGCCCCTCCGACCCCGACAAGGTCCGCGGTTTCTGGGTCGAGCCCACGCTCATCTCCGGCCTCGACAACTCCGCGCGCGTTGCCCGGGAGGAGATCTTCGGCCCCGTCCTGGTCGTCATTCCCCACGACGGGGACGACGACGCGATCCGGATCGCCAACGACTCGCCCTACGGCCTGTCCGGCGCGGTGTGGGGCACCGACCCCGAGCGTGTCGAGAAGGTCATCGCCGGCATCCGCACCGGGACGCTCGGGGTCAACGGCGGCCAGTGGTACGGCGCCGACGTGCCCTTCGGCGGCTACAAGCAGTCCGGCATCGGCCGCGAGATGGGGCGCGAGGGCTTCGAGGAGTACCTCGAGATCAAGTCCGTCGCCACCCCGGCCTGACCGGCCACCACCGCCAACCACCTACAGGAAGAGACACAGACGACATGGGACGTTTCGACGGTAAGACCGCCATCGTGACCGGGGCCGCCGGCGGCATCGGGGAGGAGTACGCCAAGGCGCTGGCCGCCGAGGGCGCGAACGTGGTGGTGGCCGACGTCTCGGCCGACGGCGGCGAGCGCGTCGCCGCCGAGATCTCCACCGCCGGCGGCCAGGCGTTCTTCCAGCACACCGACGTCTCCGATCCGGACTCGGCGAACGCCTGCGCCGACGCGGCGGTCGAGAGGTTCGGCCGGCTGGACCTCCTGGTCAACAACGCCGCGATCTTCGGCGGGATGAAGCTCGACTTCCTCATCACCGTCCCGTGGGACTACTACGAGAAGTTCATGTCCGTGAATCTCAACGGGCAACTCGTCATGGTCCGCGCGTGCTGGGAGAAGATGGCCGCCGCCGGTGGCGGCGCGATCGTCAACCAGTCCTCCACCGCGGCGTGGCTGTACTCCGGCTTCTACGGTCTGGCCAAGGTCGGCGTCAACGGCCTCACCCAGCAGCTGGCCACCGAGCTGGGCGGCTCCAACATCCGCGTCAACGCTATCGCTCCCGGCCCGATCGACACCGAGGCCAACCGCTCGTCGACGCCGCAGTCGATGGTCAAGGAGATGGTCGACAAGTTGCCCCTCAAGCGCATGGGCCAGCCGGAGGACCTGGTGGGCATGCTGCTGTTCCTGCTGTCGGACGAGGCGTCGTGGGTCACCGGCCAGATCTTCAACGTCGACGGCGGACAGATCATCCGGTCATGAGCGCGCATCCCCACACCGACTCGGCACCGATCGGCCCCGGCCTGCCCGACGACTCCCCCGCCCCGGTCGGCTTCATCGGCCTGGGCAACATGGGCGCGCCCATCGCCAAGCGCCTACTGGCCTGGCCCGGCGGCCTGGTGGTGTGCGACGTGCGCGCCGAGGCGACCGAGCCTTTCGTCGCCGAGGGCGCCACCGCGGTCGCGACAGGCGCCGAGGTCGCGCGTACGGCGCGGCTGGTGTCGGTGACGGTGCTCGACGACGCCCAGGTCCGCGAGGTCGTCGACGGCCCGGACGGGATCCTGCGGACGGCCGCGCCCGGCACCGTGATCGCCGTGCACTCCACCATCTCCGATTCCACGGCCGTGGAGCTGGCCGAGGTCTGCGCGGCGGCCGGCGTGCACCTGGTGGACGCGCCGGTCTCGGGTGGCGCGCAGGGCGCGGAGTCCGGTCAGCTGGCGGTGATGGTCGGCGGACCGCGGGAGGTCTACGAGGCGTGCAAGTCGGCCTTCGCGCTGTGGGCGGGGATGCCCGTGCACGCCGGCGAGGTGGGAGCGGGCACGCGGATGAAACTCGCGCGGAACCTCCTGCACTTCATCTCCTTCACCGCGACCGCCGAGGCATCCCGGCTGGCCGAGGCCGCCGGCCTCGACATCGCCAAGCTGGGACGCGTGGTTCGCCACACCGACGCCATCACCGGCGGCGCCGGTGCCGTGATGCTGCGCGAAACGACCGCGCCGATCGCCCCCGACGACTTCTGGCACGGCGTGTTCACCCACGTCCGGGCCCTGGGCGAGAAGGACCTGTCCCTGGCGTTGGCGCTGGGTGACCGCCTGGGCGTGGACCTGCCGCTCGGGGACATCGCCCTGCGGGACCTGGGCGCCGGGTTGGGCGTGGGACCGGGCGAGATCGCGCGCGCCGCCGCCGGTGCCCGCACCGGAGGGCGCGAGGAGCACGATGACGACGACGACGAGGAGTTGTGATGAGCGAGGCCGCAGACACCGGGATGAGCCCGGAACGCGAGCACGGACTGGCCATGATGACCGAGGTGTACGGCTTCGAGATGTCCGACGGGCCGGGTGATTACTTCGCGGAGACGGCCGACCATCTCTTCGGCCGGATCTGGTCCCGCCCCGGCCTGACGCACCGCGACCGCCGCCTGCTGCTTCTGGGCGCGCTCACGGCGCAGGGCAACACCGACGTCGCCGACATCCAGGTGGGCGCCGCGCTGGGCAACGGCGAGTTGACCGCGGAGGAGCTCGAGGAGATCGTGCTCTTCCTCTGCTACTACGCGGGCTGGCCCAACGGCACCAAACTGGGCAACGTGGTGGGCCCCCACGTCGCGCGCGCCCGCAAGGCCGCCCGCCGCGCCGAGGGCTGAGGGGTGGGCGCTAGGTTGACTGTCATGACCGCACCCGAGATCGAACCCTCGCTGCTCGCCGTGGCACTCGCGGCCCCCGGCTTCATGCCACTGGAGGAGGGCACGACACTCTACGAGATCGCCTGCGAGTACCTGGGCGACGGCGTGGGCGTGGAGATCGGCACCTACTGCGGCCGCTCGACGGTGTTCCTCGGCGCGGCCGCGCGCGTGACCGGCGGCAGCATCGTCACCGTCGACCACCACCGCGGGTCCGAGGAGCACCAGCCGGGCTGGGAGTACCACGACACCTCGCTCGTCGACCCGCACACCGGGCGCCTGGAGACCCTGGTCGCCTTCCGCCACACCATGTGGGACGCTGGTCTGGACGAGGTGGTGACCGCCGCGGTGGGCAGCTCCCGGCAGGTCGCCCGCGTGTGGGGCACGCCCGCGTCGTTCGTCTTCATCGACGGCGGCCACTCCTCCGAGGCCGCGCAGGCCGACTACGAGGGCTGGGCGCCCTGGGTGAAGATCGGCGGAGCGCTGCTCATTCACGACGTGTTCCCGAACCCCGCGGACGGCGGTCGCCCGCCGTACGAGATCTACTGCCGCGCCCTCGAGTCCGGGCAGTTCACCGAGGTGGCCGCCGTGGACTCGCTGCGTGTCCTGCGCCGGGATTCCGGCGAGGTCGGCGCGCCGATGCCCTGAGCGGGGTCACACGGCCGACCGCGCCCGCGGAGTCACCGGGGCCGCGGAGTCACCGGGGCCGCGGAGTCACCGGGGCCGCGGAGTCACCGGGGCCGCCGGGTCACACGGCCCAGCGGCCGCCCGCGCTCCACGCGTCACCGGAGCCCGGGCGGCCGCGGCGGGTGTGCAGGAACCGCCCCACCACGGCAGCCCCCAGGTCATCGACGTCCGGCGCCACCACCGTGCCCTCGACCCGCCGGGCCAGCGCGTCGAGGAACCGCGAGAGGCCGGGGTCCACGCCCAGGCGGAAGAACGTGGTCTGCGCGCCGAATCGGGCGACCCTGTCGAGTTCGTCGACGGTCGTGCGGATGGTGTCCGGGTCCGGCGGGTAGGCGAACCAGGGTTCGCCGCCGCTGAGCAGGTGCGCGGTGGGCTCGCCGTCGGTGACGATGAGCAGGACCGGCTGCATGGTCGGGTGCTCGCGGAAGAAGCGCCCCGCCAGGAGCAGCGCGTGGTGCAGGTTCGTCCCGGCCTCGTACTGGGCGTCCAGTGACAGCAGTGACTCGATCGTGCGGGTCTGGGCGAACCGCCCGAACGAGATGAGCTGGAGCCGGTCCTGCCGGAAGCGGGTGCTCACCAGGTGATGCAGGGCGAGCGCGGTGCGTTTCATCGGCACCCACCGGCCCTCCATCGCCATGGAGAACGAGGTGTCCACGAGCAGCGCGACCGCGGCCTGCGTCCGGGCCTCGGTCTCGCGGACCTCGATGTCCTCGGGCAGGAGCCGGACCCCGCCGGCGGGTTCACCGCCCTCGGCGGCGATGCGGGAGATCGCGTTGCCGATCGTCCGCGGCACGTCCCACGACTCGACGTCGCCGAACTCCCACGCCCGGCTCGACCCCGTCTGGTCGCCCGCCGCCCCCGATGCGCGGGTCTCCCGCGCGCCCGAGCGGCCGGACAGCCGGCGGGCGGCGTCCCGCAGCAGCGACCTGCCCAGTTTGCGGAGCGCGGCCGGGGACAGTCGCAGGTCGCCGTCCGACCGGCGGCTGAGGTAGCACGAGTCCCGCATGGCCTGCTCGAGACGGGCCAGCGTCTGGACGGACACCGCCGCCTCGCGGCCCAGAGTCCGGGCGACGGCCTCCAGGTCCAGTTCGGACAGCGGCGACCGGTCACTGCGGGACAGCTGCTCGGCCAGGCGGTCGAGGTCGCCGAGTTCGGCCATCGCGGCCGTCCCCTCGGACATTCCCAGGCCCTCGGAGCCCTCGAAGTCCTCGGAGCCGTCCCAGTTCTCACCGGGTCGCAGTGTCTGCAGCAGCCCGTCGAGCCTTCCGAGTTGCTCGGAGAGCTCGGGCGAGCCGAACGCCTGCTGCGACAGGGCGATGAGCTCCTCCCGCTGCTCCGGGGTCATCGAGCGCATCATCCGCTGCGCTGCGGCCGAGCGCTTGGCGAGGGTGTCGATGAGCTCGTCGACGTTCCGCGGCTGCTCGGGGAAGGCGTCGCCGTGCTTGTCCATGAACTCGCGGAAGTCCTCGTCGGTGTCCTCCCCGCGGGCGTGCTTGTCCAGCAGGTCGGTGAGGTCGGAGAGCATCTCGGACACCGCCGCCCGGTCGGCGTCGGTGGTGTTCTCCAGCGCCTGCTTCATTCCGGCGAACCGCGCGTCGAGGGCCTCGGCCCCCAGCAGGTCCTGGATCCGCTTGTACGCCTCGCGGGCGTCGGGCGAGGCCCAGTCGTAGTCCTTGAGCTCCCCCACCGCGGCCGCCGGGCTGTCTGGGAGGTTCTCGATGGTCATCTCCCGCAGCGTGCGGTCCATGGGGTCCATCTCGGTGTCGCGGGCGAGCTGCCCGCGCTCGGCCAGCAGAGCCTCGTCGAGCAGCTTGGACACCTCGTCGAGGGTTCCGCCCAGCCGGTTGCGCTTCAGCAGTTCACGGCGCCGGCGTTGGACGCGCCCGGCGAGCTCGTCGAGTCCGGTGTGGTCGCGGCCGCCGGAGCGCAGGAACTCGCGCATCGACTGCTCGGGCGAGTAGCCGGCCATGACGCCCTCGGACACCGCGTCGAGTGCCTCGGACAGGTCGAGCGGGGGCGCGAGCGGGTCCGGCCCGCCGACGTAGCGTCCGTAGCGGGCGCGGGGTTCTGGTCGCGACATCGCGCACCTCCTGCTCCGGCGGCCGGCGGGCCACCGGGGTGTGTCAGCCGTAGACGGCGGCGCCGTCCCCGGTCTCCTTGGACAGGCGCCGCGAGAGGTACAGCCCCTCCAGCGCCAATTCGATCGCGCCGGCCCGCTGGCCGGCGTTGGTGGCGCCGACCCGGTCGGCGATCTCGTCGTACAGTCCCGGCGCGGACAGCTCTGGCAGCGCGGCCAGGAACTCGGCGGCGGTGACGCTCGCCCCCGTGGTCAGGGTCACCGAGCCGTCGAACGCCTCGACCAGCGGGGCCATGTCGATGCCGCGGAACAGCCCGCGCACCACGTCTACGGTCGCGGTGCGCAGCAGGTACCGAAGGATCTCGGATTCGCGCCCCTCTTCGCCGGGTTCGAACTCGATCTTGCCGCGCAGGACCTCCACGGCGGCGTCGAGGTCCACGAGCCGAGCCACCGCCTCGCCGGGGTCGTCGGCCCCGCGGACGGCGGCCCGCCTGCGGGCCGCCGCGGCGACGGTCTCCGCGCCGGCGATGGCGAACCGCGCCGACACGCCCGATGCCTGGTTGATCGAGTCGGAGGTGCGCAGTTCGCGGGTGAACCGGGCGAGCAGTTCCATGAGGGCGTCGGGCACCTCGGCGGTGAGCTCGGCCTCCTGTCTCGCGACCTCGATCTCGTCGGCCAGGTCGAGCGGGTAGTGGGTGCGGATCTCCGCGCCGAACCGGTCCTTGAGCGGGGTGATGATCCGCCCGCGGTTGGTGTAGTCCTCCGGGTTCGCCGACGCCACGACCAGCACGTCCAGCGGCAGGCGCAGTACGTAGCCGCGGATCTGGACGTCCCGCTCCTCCATGACGTTGAGCAACGCCACCTGGATGCGCTCGGCCAGGTCGGGCAACTCGTTGAGCGCCACGATCCCGCGATTGGCGCGGGGCACGAGTCCGTAGTGGATGGTCTCCGGGTCGCCCAGGCGGCGCCCCTCCGCCACGCGCATGGGGTCGACGTCGCCGATCATGTCGGCCACAGACGTGTCCGGGGTGGAGAGCTTCTCCACGTACCGCTCGGTGCGGTGGCGCCACTCGACGGGCAGCGCGTCGCCCTCGCGGGCGATCCGCTCGCGGGTCGGGTCGGTGATAGGGGCGAGCGGGTCCTCCCCCAGTTCGGAGCCGGCCACCACGGGAGACCACTCGTCGAGTAGCCCGACGAGGGTGCGCAGCAGTCGGGTCTTGCCCTGCCCTCGCTCACCGAGCAGCACGATGTCGTGCCCGGCGATGAGGGCGCGTTCGACCTGCGGGATCACGGTGGTGTCGAACCCGTGCATCCCGGGCCACGGGTCGCGCCCGGCGGCCAGGGCCGCGAGCAGGTTCTCGCGCAGCTCCTCGCGGAGGGTGCGGCTGGTGTAACCGGCGGCGCGCAGCTCGCCGAGGGTCCTGACGTCCGGCTTGTCGCTCACATCGCCCACCGTAACCCTGTGACGCGACTTCCGCTTCCGACCTACAGTGGCGGTTATGCGTTCCGTGCTGACCGTGATCCTCAACA
Protein-coding regions in this window:
- a CDS encoding carboxymuconolactone decarboxylase family protein, with the protein product MSEAADTGMSPEREHGLAMMTEVYGFEMSDGPGDYFAETADHLFGRIWSRPGLTHRDRRLLLLGALTAQGNTDVADIQVGAALGNGELTAEELEEIVLFLCYYAGWPNGTKLGNVVGPHVARARKAARRAEG
- a CDS encoding class I SAM-dependent methyltransferase, whose translation is MTAPEIEPSLLAVALAAPGFMPLEEGTTLYEIACEYLGDGVGVEIGTYCGRSTVFLGAAARVTGGSIVTVDHHRGSEEHQPGWEYHDTSLVDPHTGRLETLVAFRHTMWDAGLDEVVTAAVGSSRQVARVWGTPASFVFIDGGHSSEAAQADYEGWAPWVKIGGALLIHDVFPNPADGGRPPYEIYCRALESGQFTEVAAVDSLRVLRRDSGEVGAPMP
- a CDS encoding vWA domain-containing protein, producing the protein MSRPEPRARYGRYVGGPDPLAPPLDLSEALDAVSEGVMAGYSPEQSMREFLRSGGRDHTGLDELAGRVQRRRRELLKRNRLGGTLDEVSKLLDEALLAERGQLARDTEMDPMDRTLREMTIENLPDSPAAAVGELKDYDWASPDAREAYKRIQDLLGAEALDARFAGMKQALENTTDADRAAVSEMLSDLTDLLDKHARGEDTDEDFREFMDKHGDAFPEQPRNVDELIDTLAKRSAAAQRMMRSMTPEQREELIALSQQAFGSPELSEQLGRLDGLLQTLRPGENWDGSEDFEGSEGLGMSEGTAAMAELGDLDRLAEQLSRSDRSPLSELDLEAVARTLGREAAVSVQTLARLEQAMRDSCYLSRRSDGDLRLSPAALRKLGRSLLRDAARRLSGRSGARETRASGAAGDQTGSSRAWEFGDVESWDVPRTIGNAISRIAAEGGEPAGGVRLLPEDIEVRETEARTQAAVALLVDTSFSMAMEGRWVPMKRTALALHHLVSTRFRQDRLQLISFGRFAQTRTIESLLSLDAQYEAGTNLHHALLLAGRFFREHPTMQPVLLIVTDGEPTAHLLSGGEPWFAYPPDPDTIRTTVDELDRVARFGAQTTFFRLGVDPGLSRFLDALARRVEGTVVAPDVDDLGAAVVGRFLHTRRGRPGSGDAWSAGGRWAV
- a CDS encoding sigma 54-interacting transcriptional regulator, encoding MGDVSDKPDVRTLGELRAAGYTSRTLREELRENLLAALAAGRDPWPGMHGFDTTVIPQVERALIAGHDIVLLGERGQGKTRLLRTLVGLLDEWSPVVAGSELGEDPLAPITDPTRERIAREGDALPVEWRHRTERYVEKLSTPDTSVADMIGDVDPMRVAEGRRLGDPETIHYGLVPRANRGIVALNELPDLAERIQVALLNVMEERDVQIRGYVLRLPLDVLVVASANPEDYTNRGRIITPLKDRFGAEIRTHYPLDLADEIEVARQEAELTAEVPDALMELLARFTRELRTSDSINQASGVSARFAIAGAETVAAAARRRAAVRGADDPGEAVARLVDLDAAVEVLRGKIEFEPGEEGRESEILRYLLRTATVDVVRGLFRGIDMAPLVEAFDGSVTLTTGASVTAAEFLAALPELSAPGLYDEIADRVGATNAGQRAGAIELALEGLYLSRRLSKETGDGAAVYG